ACGATGACTAAAAGCTTTGTGTTATAGAAAGTAATTTATTACACAAACCAAAGCTAGTTTACAAATACAGTTTccagtcatgtgtgtgtgtgtcgtcttATGAACAAACCCACATTTCATATTTACAGACTTTGCATACAGCGTGGTTTTCCTGTTCCTTTGCTTGTTTCTGCTTCAGCATCCAAAAATCTggatttaaaattaaaatatagaaataaaaaaaatgatttgTATATTAGGTAACCGTCTTTTTTTATCCTTTTGCATTTTTTAAGTAGTTTGTGTGCAAACCAAACCAAACAGAGAAAAGCCAGCGATGGCAGCCCTGGCGATGCTCCACACAGGCAGCCAAGAGGCCAGCCCTTCTCCTGACTGCCCAACAGCATTTGGCGGGGATGATTGACGACTCATTACAAAAAATTGTAAATCATCATAAATTttctatatatatttttttaaaggcGCAAAAGAAGAAAAACCTAAAGCAACACGACTAAATTCCCTAGTTTTCCTTCTATTTTTCTGTTAAATACTGATAGACATGTTTATgactttttctttaaaagctggaaattaaaaaaaaaaaacaacacaagacTGGTATCTGGAACAGGCTCCGCCCATTAGGCCAGGAAGAAGAACAGGAGGGTGTAACGCCGCTGTCGAATGACCCTGAATCTGTCGTTGAAACACAGAAAACTCTGCTGATCAACCTAACCACGACTACCCCTCTTGTTTTGGTTTTCTTTAATAAAACATCTTACAAATACCCCAAAATTTAAAGCAGGAAGTGACCCCACCCCCCGCAAAGAATTTACCTGCACACACACCCTTTTTGGTGGCGTTTCCATGGAAATTACTCAGAATAAAGTTACATTTTTCATCTTTTATCACCCTTTACCTGGTAAATCACATCACTGGTCAATCAAATATGTAAATGTCACCATGGTATGCTGTAGGCAGGCCCCACTCAAAAAACGAACTAGATCTCATACATACTCAAACACAAAAGATTCATAGATGATCCCAACACGGAGACGAGTGGTGTGCATGTAAACAATCCCTCCTGGTTCTTCGTCCTGGTCTAAGACCAGACAAAGGGGAGCACCAGCAGTCGGCTAAGCGGAACAGGAAAGAGATGGAAGCGGCTCGGGCTTCAATATGCAGGGCAGGAAGCTACCTTTGTCATCTTTACATTAATCCACCACTTCCACTGACTTCATCAAACCGATACAAACATTTAGGAACATGCAAACAAAGATGGCCGATCACGTTCTAAAAGTAGACAAACCAGCATGTGAGTATAGCTCAAACCTAAATCAGCAGACAGGAGATAACGATCTGTGCTTTCAATTAGATTCAATCAAATTTAATCAAAAGGCGGCACCGAGGAGTTTCTCTGGCATTCAGAGCGCTTCTGGTTATCAGTTGATCGAGCAGATAGTCTCGGGAAGACTAGATGTCAACGTGTTTGTGAGCAGATTAGCCACAAGGGTAGATGAAAGTGTCTCGCCCGAGGTGGAACAGATAGTAAAAACCCCTTTTTAAGCTACCATTCACTGGTGGATTGTCTACATTTGAGGTTGTTTTCAGGTGATCGCGGCATCCAACAAGCAAGAAAAAGAAAAGTTTCAATGTGCTGTCCTGGTTTTAGTAACGCTCATGACCGTCACAGGTTAAATAGTTCCCAAGACAAGAAACCGAGCTTTTCTTTTTCTTGACACAATACAGATTAACCAGCCAGATTTCTACGAGCTGGGATCTTCTAATGATCTTAATCAGTGTAAGTGGCTTGCTGGAAAGACGGATCGTACCAACTCTCAGCTGGTGGAAATCTCCCAACCCGACGGTGCACCCACAGGTCAACGGCCTGGTCTACAGCGGCAGTAGCTTACTGTGCTCTCTTCTCCCTCAAGCGTCCACCTGCACGGCCATCTCCATCAAAGCGTCCCAAACCCAGGTCCCGGGGTAATTTGAGTCCAACAAACAGCGGTAGTATTTTACTGCAATCTTTTCTCCCCCTTACCCCCCCTCCCCTGTCTAGTAATCCCTGCGTTCCTACTGAGCCCTGTCCCCGGGTGTAACGGCCCAGGGCTGAAAACAGTCCACAGATGTTCGCCTTTTAGAGCAGCGCACATTTATTGTTCTTCTTTCCACGGCGGGCTTGCAGCGCTGCCCTGGTGGCCATCTCGAAAACCTCCCGCACGCCTTCCTTGGTCTTGGCGGAGCACTCCATGTAACCGGAAGCGGCGATGCGTCCGGCCATGTCCCGGCCCTCCTCAGACTTCACTGGTTCCTGTTGAACGAGGAGACAATCGGACCATTTTAGACTCCACAGCCTGCAGACGGTCACAACGCCATGGCTTCACAGAAACGTTAAATAACAGTCAAGTACCTGCTTCATCTTGGCCAGCTCTCGACGCGTGTGCTCGTCGTTACGCAGGTCTTTCTTGTTTCCTACGAGGATGATGGGGACATTTGGACAGAAATGTTTGACCTCCGGGGTCCACTTCTCTGGAATgttttctgtttaaaaaaaatatcaaGAATGGTTTTGTACATCTGTAGTTCAATATTCTCAGAACTGAAATGAAAATGTGACCATCAGTATTTCCATTAAGGTTAGGCGATTTGGAAAACTTGTTATCAATCCGACAAAACAGTGATGGCGATATAACGCAGCGATCCACCAATCACACTTGTTCTTAATCTGTTTATGGAAGAAGACTATTGGCTATTTGGTCAGTCAATGATCATACTACACCAAAATTAGGTGGAACTACACTTGTGCGAATAGGGGGCGGTACTTCAGATTTATCAGCCAATAGCTGAAGATTGAAGAGGTCTTTGTTTAAGATGGCTCTTTTCTGTTAATGATTTGAGGCTTCAAACTACGACTTCTAGATTATTTTGCATTTCCCAGCGGTTTGATAAAAGCGTGTAATCCTGATTGGCACATTTCCGTGAACTCACAAGAGTCTTGGCTTTCCAACGATGTATATGTGCATACAAACGTACAAAGAATGTTGCAAAAAAGACGATTTGACCTTGAACTACCGTCCCATCTGCAGGACATAATCATTGGTGTATCAAAATGATCTGTGAAGGGCTCAGTCCTTCGTTGATGGTTGATAAATTCGCCCAATCACCTAATCTTAATTTGCATAATTTAAATTGCCACAATTTCCTGTAATTTTTTACATTGTTTTTTCCTTAATAGTCGATTTTTCAGCAGTAAATGGACAAAAAACTCTGAGAACAGTAATAAATACAAATGAAGTGCTTGTATATTTTCAGTAAACATGAGAATTAGCCTCAACGGTAGTTTGAACATAAACCTTCCCTCCAAAGAATGATCAGCAAAACCATTTCATAACTTTTTTAATATTATTGGTATTTCTGCTTCTACTTTACTCTAATTATAAAATCCTAATTTTTGAACATCTACCTGAATATGATCAGAAAACTGCTGTTTGTAATGACTCAGAAAAAGCACGACTTGTTTCTGTCAGCATTAAAGCAGTTCCTCTCCAGAGAAGCTTTAACAGTCAGAGGAAGGAGCTCACAATCAGCAACTACTTCAAAGGAAACTGGAAAAATAGGGAAGTGCAAACAAACAGAAATGAGACATTTTCGGTCACGCCTGAACGCGTGTGTCTATAGGAATGAGGTTTGCTCTCACCCAAGCTGTCAGGGCTGTCTATGGAGAAGCACATGAGGATGACATCAGTGTCTGGATAGGAGAGAGGTCTCAACCTGTCGTAGTCTTCCTGACCGGCTGTATCCCAAAGAGCCAACTCCACCTGAGGCACACCAGCACTGGTTTTAACAGGATTTTCAAAACTGAGAAACACATTCAGTTCAACCCGCAGACGCAAAACTTCTAATCTAATCGTGAAAACAGATCAAGACATTTCTAAAACTGACACTGGAGACATAACCCGTGTCCTCCTGTCAGAAATCAGCAGGCCAAGAAAGACTCGGCGTCCCAGAATCCTATTAACCCAGAACAAGGTCAGGACATGTGAACGTGTGACTGATGCGAGGCTGGGTGCCATAGGTACCCAGAAAGGCATACAAAGAGCTTCCAATGAACATGAAGGTAACAGACGTCTCACCTGCTTGCAATCAACCTCGATGTCTGCAACATAGTTCTCAAACACAGTGGGGACGTAGACCTCGGGGAACTGGTCCTTGCTGAAGACGATTAGAAGACATGTCTTCCCACAAGCTCCATCCCCAACAATCACCAGCTTCTTACGGATGGCTGCCATCCTTGGAGGAAGACAAAGTCAAAGTGATAATCAAGGAGCCACAAGAAAAGCACAGCTTGTGCCACGCAGTGGTCTGAAGCTGCACAGTACAAAAGAATCCCAATGCAACACTTCGCCCGACACATTTAACCACATCGACTTGAACGGCTTCAACAGAACGCGCTAGGAACTACATGAAAGGTGCATGTCATATCAAAATAAGATGTTAGCCTTAAACATGAAATGACTGATGAAGCCAATCTGAGGTTTTCCTGAGCATCTTAAACAACACCAAacataaaaaacagctaaaaaggaGATATGTAGTCAAGGCTCCAATAGGTCATGGCAGTAAAAGCGTGAGAACGTCGATTTGAGCCGTTCTGAGTGGAAATGCGGCATAAATGTTCTGAAAACACTTAAACACGCTCCGTGTCCCAGTGTGATCTGTAAAATTAAATAAACTAAAGTTTtactatcgcgtcatacccgtgcacgcgcattgggtccacagcgcgcgtgtgaacgggactcgcgagcgaaaatatacatggcagcgcgcgcgtgaacgggactcgcgagcgaaaatatacatggcgagaggtcatttgtgcactgagagggagcaaactgtgtctgtgagcgcacaaggatgtgcacaagtgacaaacctgcgtgcgcgcgttgccaacgagcacacggcagaggaaaacgtgcgcgcgcggcagcctctgcgcgctcggttcctaattccgctcgctcggctgtgaggagttttggcactctggaggcgtggcctgtggcagatcttccctatcctctgattggttagtttaccccgactttactctctagctatctatataaaaaaatctgatattcagcagttgctggcatagctcagctggaagagcgggtgactctcactctggaggatccaggttcgagtccggccaagtaacatagagttgatgtcatattattctttcctaattcctgtgatattattttacagttgtgaccgttcaactgtcattaaatgtccgaatgtttgctgggcagtgttttaaaaagtgcacataagctagatggtttaaaccaggtaaaaatagacttgtgggtgtaggtatgttcaagtttaaaaagttcttgcctcattaatgtattgtttatttttttcagcatttaattgacaaattatcctttcaaataattaattgatgagttacataattgtccatttagaattgttgaatggactgagtcaagtttggtgcactttatatatttcaaaacatgttttttttaattatgcatataaataattttaatgttaatttattgaaatatttctattttttcattacctcacccttgttttgacaaaaacgggaccttgctggataatatcacggagaaactatttgttcacagtacttggctcagtgaggatctgtataccaaaggaggagatgctcagaaatctgtctgcagattgttacaacccagactggaagtggtgggctgtaataagaaaggagaccaaacagaggagtgggggttcaacaactgatttatttaaccaaagtaaggatatttcagtatgtatttttccagtatcacaaaaaatgtaattttatatggttaaaaccatctagcttatgtgcactttttaaaacactgcccagcaaacattcggacgtttaatgacagttgaacggtcacaactgtaaaatacctgaaattaagaaaaattaacatgacatctactgcattttccttggccggactcgaacctggatcctccggggcgagagtcacccgctctcccagctgagctatgccagcaactactgaatatcagacttttttatatagatagagggtaaagtgcggggtaaactaaccaatcagaggacagagaagatctgccacaggccacgcctccagagtgccaaaagcccttacagccgagcgagcaggagtcagaaaccgagcgcgcagagaggctgccgagcgcgcacgttttcctctgccgtgtgctcgttgacaacgcgcgcacgcaggtttgtcacttgtgcacatccttgtgcgctcacagacacagtttgctccctctcagtgcacaaatgacctctcgccatgtatatttccgctcgcgagtcccgttcacacgcgcgctgccatgtatatttgcgctcgcgagtcccgttcacacgcgcgctgtggacccaatgcgcgtgcacgggttgtggcacgctttaaacgccatatttTACCACCAAAGGCACGATTAAACCATAACAGGAAGCGGTCCTTTAATACAGGCTAAACATGAGTATTCAGCAGGCTCTAGGCTGAAGGGTTTGGAGGTACGGAAACGTATTCACCAGGCACATGCCAAACACCTCGTTTTCTCAGCAGTGCTGCTACAAAGACACGGCCACCACTTAAACCGTGTCAGTCACATGACTCTTCTCTTCCCCATCACAGCTTGTCAGATGGAGGTGTGATGGGGAGTGCTCTCCTTAATCTCCTGCAAGTTTGATCAGCAGCCCGTTTGGAGCTGTTACATGGCCAATTACTTTTTCAGACAGTCTAACACCAAAATATcgcaattcaaactccgactgcaaggtggcagcagtttttaagtCGCCTTTATTTTGACGGAACAAGATCCCACATTTAGGCTTGCTGGGATTAACCATTTTGACTATTAATCTCATTTAACCCCTTTAAAGACGTCTCCAACTCTAcctatataaaaaataaataaaacaatagtgAAACTGCTTCTGCTGCGTTCAGTTTCACTATTGTTCTTGTCCGTGCGAACTTCACTACTGTTTTTAAAGGCGGTGTTGGAGATGTTTTTACGGGGTTAAACAGGATTAATAGTCGTGATggttaatccctgcaaccctaCTTACAATAGCCCCTACTTCACATTAAAGCAAAACGGCAGCAGAACAGTTTACTTGCGACGGTTGCTGCGTGCCCGTACACAACGGGAGAATGTCAGCCGCGGACTGGCTTCTCTGTCGTGCTCCTCGCTTAACTTGCGAGATCCCAAAATCCTGAGTttatgccatctgccattaaaccaaaaataaTGAAATCACATTTGATGTCATATTTGATGTTTCTCTCCCCTGCCAAGATTAAAACTATGAAAAACACACTGATGTACCTCTGGAAAGATGCAGAGATtaaataagccattaggtcacTTGTATTAATGTAGTCTAGATAGATATTAAATCATTGCaatagtcttattttgaaaattactctgggttttacactgaaaccgtgtgcgcTTTCCTCTCTAGCCCCacgttaactgtggaaattgtcccagaagtggctcgcgGCAAAAACAGAACCAGATCTTATCCTTAGCAGCGGggtgtgccgcttctgggacaggcTCGAAAATGGCCGCGTTGTGACTGGTGTGAATCACCCCCTTAGAATATAATGGACTCTAAATTGAAGCAGAGACGTTCCGCTGCCGCTCCGAGCCACTGATGCTTCGAGCGTGATGAAGGGGTAAAACTGGGCGCGTGTAAAAAGTTGGTAGTTACTTCTGAAATAGCAGTCAGCTTCCAACTCCTACATGTAAATGATTTTGTTCTCTGTCCTGATAATgtagaataaaacaaaagtacattTTCATCGGTTTCCTCCAGCCTCTATGTTTCGTTTTCAAATTTCTCAACATCCAAGttgataaaataaacaaaacagactATTTTACAGTCTTTTCTGCTTCATTAGTTCCAGACTGTGATGCACCAAAGTGCTGTAAGGTGCATGCATCCCATAATGGTGCACTCTTAACTAGGACAGCAGTGTCAAATAAGATTAGGCTGTTCCCTCTATGACACGAgcataaaaaaagacaaaaaacggGGACAGCTGTAGCCTAGAGGTTGGTCAATGTTTGAGTAATGACCAGCGGGTAAACAATTATAGATGGCCTGCTTTTATCAAAGCCTATATAGATGCTATAAAATACACTGTGTCTAACTGTGAGCAGAAGTCTAATATACAACAGCTTCCTTTAGCTCTAAATGAACGGAGGAGACAAAGATCAGAGTCTGAGCCTAGAGACGTGTGTTAAAACTCACATAGGACATGATCACACCAGGCAAGAAAATGAGAAGTCTTCAGTTTCTGAATAATAGCAACTGTtcacatttttcaaaataaagtcctCAAGTATTTATGGATGGAAGCTGAGGTGTCAGAACTGCTGTTGATTGGGACTCAAGCAGGTTGACAAACAGTATCGATGACAAACTTCTCTGGGTAGTTTTAATCCTAGCAGCTAATAAGGACCAAGCTACTCGTGGAAATCCCCACCCCATCTGCTCATTGCAAGACAAGAGATGAACAATTGATAAGGAAAACGATGACTCGACACAATCGAATTAACAGAAGTTTAAATACAAAGGCAGTCTATACTTTCATGATGAACATGAGCAGAGGTAGACGACAGCTGTCAGCAAGACTAAATCATCTTGTCAGCTCTAATTCACAATCAATGTTCACAACAGGAGGTTCTGATTGGCTACTTACACACACTGATCCAACTATTTCTAACAATTTTTCTGATTCTCTAAAAGGAGCTAGCTTAATTTGTTGCACAATGTTTGGTCAGGTATCTGTGAATTGGCTCAGGGTTTCTGACAAAAGGTCAAACTGTTAAAGTTAACCCCAAAAGCAAAACGACAAGATTAATCAAAGTGTGACTGTTCACTAAGCGGTGCGGGTACCATGCACGACACGAGTTTCAGTGCATTACCAGAGTGGCTACTGTTTACACGATGATTCATCGTGTCCTTTAGAAAAACCTCACACAAGCTGTGTTGCATTTAGAGGCATGTGTGTGCCGCTGGAAGGAAACGTCCCACGCAGTCTTCAGGGTGGAAAAAGAGCTTGGTTAAGAATGTTAACTGACTGTTGAGTGATGAATACATCAGAAATTTGGCAGGTGGTTTTCTTCTGCCACTAGACAAGTGTTTCTGTCAAGGACCAAATCTGGAATTCATCCATTATTGTTAATTATTTCACTACTGTGTTGAAAGCATGAAAGCAAAAGTCAATGAACAATACCTCTTTGGTTAGGAATGGTAAGAGACAAAAGTAATAGTTAAGATTAACTATGtgcatacaatttacttttctttACTGGTCAAGTTGAAATTGTATAAAATAGCGGTTTCCAGATGCCGGCCAAGCAATCGGTGAAACCTTTACACCAATATTATCTAGAGTTCACACTACACTGGCTGGCATTTAGTGCGTCACagctaaaaaataaaactgacgaCAACAGCAATGCAAAGACAAATAGCCACTATAGGCACGTGCTTCACTGATACAAAGTCAAGAGCAAGATCCTGTCTAAACACTGCAATAACATGGTGTTGTCAAGGTGACCCCACATAACATCAACTAGGTTACTCTGCTGAGGAGCTTCCTGAAACAATGAGTTTATATTGTCTATTACCATCGCACATCCTTATTAAATGGATCATTGAAATACTGTAATAATAAACGATCGTCCTATATGAATTAAAAATGAATGGCAGAAGCCTTTAAAAGCCTAACATCCTATAATAGAGCTTGTGCTGCTTAAATAACCAACTAACTCTTAGAATTTAAAACTGACCAACTTAATGATCAACTCACAGATCATTTACCACTGTGCAACAATCCTATTGCAATTTTCAACCCTTTTTGTCATCACACTGAGAAATACTGATAAGATCTTTAATCAGAACCATGTGATATTaattggctgtttgtttaaataTGACACTGATCGTCTCTTCAACGTGTTTGAGGCGAGAAGATGAATTTGTCTAACAGCTTCAAGGGTGATGGAGTGAAAAACCTGCAACAAAACCTTTCTCAAGCCCACTCCTGTCTTAGGCACAACAAAACAAGCCACAGTTACATCATAATAGAATAAATTCAATCTTAAAGGCTTTTTTACACTGGTAACAATAAATAGAATGACAAATGTCTTAATAAAGACATCTATTAATTTTACAACAATGGCTTTGATTGTACTGACTAGGACACACAGGTTATGTGCCGTTTATCTCTCATCAATGTAGATTTTTTTGAACTGGTCTAAAGCAACACACAGCTAGGGACATTATCACAACAATACTAGATTGGATTAATCTAAATCTTTATATGCATGATTAAAAAGAACGTCCTCAGTGTATATTGTGCCAATCACTGCATGCATGGCATGTGAAAAGTGGTTAAAACGACcaatgttaaaccaaacatttctAACTAGCCACTGGGTGGGTCACCAGAAAGATGGCGTCATCACAGAGGCAACAGATGGCGAGTGTGTCCGCAGTGAGAGAACGGGTGGGTGGCCCAAGCACAAGCAACCCCCCTCAAGTCAGATCCACACAGTATACAACACCCCCTCCAACCAGAGATTAAAAATCTAGGATCAAATAAAGAAACCCCACGAAGTTAAAGTCCTCAATACCTAAAAATCCACAGTAAACGCGGAGGTAACGtttaaacaaagttcttaaacagGTCATTTGTATCCTTTAATGAAAAATCACGAAGATACTTTATGTTGCCAGCTGGTTAGAGAAGAACGGCGAAGCTACCGGGAAACCGAAGCAAGTCAGAAGAAGGACCTCATTGTTTGGCTGCGGCTCGCAAATCCATCAAGGACTGTCCTCGAGCTTCAGTTTAAAAGCTTACTTTAGTTTCCTCAATTTAACTAAAGCCGCCACGGAGTGTGGTAAAGACGCGTCAGCCCCAGGAGTTGCAGCGCCCAATAACCCACAGCGTTCAGCGCAGCTAAGGTAACGACTGCGGAAGAAGAGGTACAGAAATAGACGGCGGTAAGGAGGGGACAAGCCTACTTAGCTACAGGATGCTAACCTCGCTAGCACGGCCTCTCAAAGCCAAGGACaacttaaaaaatgttttttaaactttttaacaCAAATACGCGAAACTAGAATATGTTCATTGTCGCTTAGCGTTCGTTAAAGTAGTTTACCTTTAGTTGACGTGCCAAGCTGAGGTATTTTTTCCCGTATTTCTCGAAACTGAGCAGCGTTCCAATCTTTCGGCTTCCTCCCGTCTCCGTCTGATACAATGAATTAGTTCATGGGCGCGCGCAGCTGGGGGAGGGGTGGCGGTCACGAGCCCGAGGGCCACGCCTGCGCGGCCACGATGAACGCACCTCGGTGGAGCTCCTCAAGCGAAATCTGTCATGATTTCAGGCGTGGAAATCCCCAAAACTTTCACTTAACACCAAAAGATTAATGATCACTTACAACAGGAAATCACAATTAAAGCAAATACAACACAGCGTGTCTTCATATCTGAGGTACTACAAGGccctaatataataataataataataataataataataataataataataataataataataatatttcaaaCACTTTAGCTGTTTTATATATTTAGTTTTCGGTTCCAAATAGGCTGTTTTTTGTTTAAGAACAATCTCACTATTTGCGTTTTTAACGTAACAAAAAACGGAAACCAATAGTTTTAAAAATGCAGGTAGATTAATTAAAGTAATCGCAGTTTGAGTGTGTGAGTTGTTGTCTGTCTCTAAGTGTCCCCATGAAAAGTGAGGGAGCAGCTTCATTGAATTCACAGGGAAACAGTAGAAAGCGGGCCACTGCTTCCCCTGGTGGCTATAAGGTTAACAGAACAAAAACATTATTGTAGAGCACCTAATAAATTTAGAGACCCgggattttctttttattttgaaagaaaatTTTCTTTTTCCACTTCTTAGACACACACTTGCGGCTAAAACCACCTTTAAAAActttaataaaaatgttttacttgatCATTATTTTTAATTCTTTCATTAAATATTGTCCAATCTATACATCTAATTTTGCAGATGCACAGTAAAAATACCTTTGTTTTGATGCATTATAACAATTTTCTGTTTCCATATTTCATAAGTTACTGATGTCAAAATAGGATCACACACCATCTTATGTTTTATCCTCATAAACAAATCAGCGAGATACACTTAACTCACTCTGAAAAGCAAATGCTTCAACATTCACAGCAAAAATAATTACAACTATTAATAAAAAAGTGT
The sequence above is a segment of the Nothobranchius furzeri strain GRZ-AD chromosome 15, NfurGRZ-RIMD1, whole genome shotgun sequence genome. Coding sequences within it:
- the rhoab gene encoding rho-related GTP-binding protein RhoA-B, with translation MAAIRKKLVIVGDGACGKTCLLIVFSKDQFPEVYVPTVFENYVADIEVDCKQVELALWDTAGQEDYDRLRPLSYPDTDVILMCFSIDSPDSLENIPEKWTPEVKHFCPNVPIILVGNKKDLRNDEHTRRELAKMKQEPVKSEEGRDMAGRIAASGYMECSAKTKEGVREVFEMATRAALQARRGKKNNKCALL